The Vibrio gallaecicus genome contains a region encoding:
- a CDS encoding oligogalacturonate-specific porin KdgM family protein, with protein sequence MKKIIALSALSLAFASSAFAGSSYVTGNVQLHSDFDPSVSSTLEAGHTFDSGTTLLTEFDGISLGKYDDDAVQDSGMGNSPYITLGVEQMYNINDNLWVAAGYHHLLNNGETVQYRPLVKIGYNFDNGISISNRTRYHSMEDSKADDQTRFDNRIGYSVNEDLAVSYNNVYVMSDANNTMDHELRATWTRQGVQPYFEFRNQADNENNAFVFGASYGF encoded by the coding sequence ATGAAAAAAATTATCGCTCTAAGTGCACTTTCTCTTGCTTTTGCTTCTAGTGCTTTTGCTGGTTCTTCTTACGTAACAGGTAACGTTCAACTTCATTCTGATTTCGATCCATCAGTATCTTCGACTCTAGAAGCTGGTCATACGTTTGACTCTGGTACAACGTTATTGACTGAGTTCGATGGCATCTCTCTAGGTAAATACGATGATGATGCTGTTCAAGACAGCGGCATGGGTAACTCGCCATACATCACTCTAGGTGTAGAGCAGATGTACAATATCAACGACAACCTATGGGTTGCTGCTGGTTACCACCATCTACTAAACAATGGCGAGACAGTACAGTACCGTCCACTTGTTAAGATTGGCTACAACTTCGATAATGGTATTTCTATCAGCAACCGTACTCGTTACCATTCAATGGAAGACAGCAAAGCTGACGACCAAACTCGTTTCGACAACCGTATTGGCTACTCTGTAAATGAAGATTTAGCGGTTAGCTACAACAACGTTTACGTTATGAGTGATGCCAATAACACGATGGATCACGAGCTTCGTGCAACATGGACTCGTCAAGGTGTTCAACCTTACTTTGAATTCCGTAACCAAGCTGATAACGAAAACAATGCATTCGTATTCGGTGCATCTTACGGCTTCTAA
- a CDS encoding DUF411 domain-containing protein, translating to MRLTMKIKALSIAALAVVSQQAFATDVLNHKSPYCGCCTEWTEHMKEAGFHVKERLHENMNPIKEKLGVTPQLASCHTAEINGYVFEGHIPAKDIKAFLENPPRNAKGLAVPGMPMGSPGMEYGDQKDEYSVYAFNERGQTFEYRLYQPK from the coding sequence ATGAGGCTCACTATGAAAATTAAAGCTCTTTCAATTGCAGCGCTTGCCGTCGTTTCTCAACAGGCATTTGCGACCGATGTTCTTAACCATAAATCACCTTATTGTGGCTGCTGTACTGAGTGGACAGAACATATGAAAGAAGCAGGGTTTCACGTAAAAGAACGTTTACATGAAAATATGAATCCAATTAAGGAAAAGTTGGGTGTAACTCCTCAGCTTGCTTCTTGTCATACTGCCGAAATCAATGGGTATGTATTTGAGGGACATATTCCCGCAAAAGATATTAAAGCCTTTTTAGAGAACCCGCCACGTAATGCTAAAGGCTTAGCAGTACCAGGCATGCCAATGGGATCTCCAGGAATGGAGTATGGTGATCAGAAAGATGAGTACTCAGTGTATGCATTTAATGAACGTGGACAAACGTTTGAATACCGACTTTACCAACCAAAATAA
- a CDS encoding heavy metal translocating P-type ATPase has product MCVNEVWRIKMNHYVTVLSGLNCMGCVGKLRTHLEQLPAVSINSITVDSIDISTTLSFVEVSNEVKSLGYQLGHSWHLTLSGLNCGKCVNKLKSAFDSESLIYDLNITTTELMVKSSLPESHIITTVENAGFSAVTYYEQEDKLVSKELDDSKPEEKLTLPQADNQSFHLLLQGMTCASCVSSVEKSISAVPDVDKVQVNLAEQTALLFTSKSRTEIENLVVNAVSAAGYQAQFVDDAQTQQQKQKEQQALVQAAFHKNAFYALMLGAPLMLWGVFGGNMMIRNPTDQIIWGIIGILCFILLATSGRSFFKNALQSLRHQRATMDTLVALGTGAAWFYSMLVVVFPFWFPEASRHVYFEASAMIIGLISLGHYIEAKAKAQTTQSLQALINLQPQKATVIIDDKEQVVPLEAIQVGMTLRIKPGEKIPVDGKVLTGESYVDESMLTGEPLPSVKKVGDSISAGTINNDGSLIIEAVGVGSSTMLARIIQMVRQAQSSKPAIAKLADSISAIFVPVVVAIALFSAFIWFIFGPQPSASYMLVVSTTVLIIACPCALGLATPLSITVGVGKAAELGILIKDADVLQSASKVEAVVFDKTGTLTQGKPTIQKVFPFGVSESELMTMAYSAEVASEHPLAKAICQYAHNLNLALLPAQNFSNERGKGLHVIIDGQSVNVGSFNYLTQLNIEMDHAKPAINECDQSAWSPIFIAVDNQLIGVVGISDALKDESKIAIKQLKTLGIHSVLLTGDNSIVAKAIGKELGIDEIIADVLPEQKAEHIIRLQNQYQHVAMVGDGINDAPALAQANIGIAMGSGSDVAIESAQMTLLNSSPLAVINAIELSQATVKNMKQNLFGAFVYNSLGIPIAAGVLYPFFGFLLSPVFAGAAMALSSITVVTNANRLRLFKPTNNHSKS; this is encoded by the coding sequence CTGTGTGTAAATGAGGTCTGGAGAATCAAGATGAATCACTATGTAACAGTATTAAGTGGGCTTAACTGCATGGGTTGCGTGGGAAAACTACGAACGCATTTAGAACAGCTGCCAGCTGTATCTATCAACTCAATTACGGTTGATTCTATCGATATTTCAACCACATTAAGCTTTGTCGAAGTATCTAACGAAGTGAAGTCGCTAGGTTATCAACTTGGTCACTCATGGCATTTAACACTATCTGGTTTGAATTGCGGTAAGTGTGTCAATAAACTCAAAAGTGCCTTTGATTCAGAAAGCTTAATTTATGATTTGAACATCACGACCACTGAGTTAATGGTTAAATCCTCCCTACCCGAATCTCACATCATTACTACAGTCGAAAATGCTGGTTTCAGTGCCGTCACTTATTACGAGCAAGAAGATAAGTTGGTATCTAAAGAACTAGATGATAGTAAGCCGGAAGAAAAGCTCACTCTCCCTCAAGCCGATAATCAAAGTTTTCATTTATTATTACAGGGAATGACTTGTGCTAGCTGTGTATCTTCCGTTGAAAAATCAATATCAGCAGTACCTGATGTTGATAAAGTTCAAGTGAACCTAGCTGAGCAAACCGCCCTTTTATTCACATCAAAAAGTAGAACTGAAATAGAAAACCTCGTAGTGAATGCCGTTTCAGCTGCGGGGTATCAAGCTCAGTTTGTTGATGATGCTCAAACACAACAGCAGAAACAAAAAGAACAGCAAGCTTTAGTTCAAGCTGCATTTCACAAGAATGCTTTCTACGCCTTGATGCTTGGTGCTCCCCTCATGCTTTGGGGAGTATTTGGCGGCAATATGATGATTAGAAATCCAACCGACCAAATCATTTGGGGGATTATCGGAATACTTTGCTTCATTCTTCTCGCAACTTCCGGAAGAAGTTTCTTTAAAAATGCACTTCAATCACTACGCCACCAGCGCGCTACAATGGATACTTTAGTTGCGCTTGGTACTGGGGCAGCTTGGTTTTATTCTATGTTGGTTGTGGTTTTTCCTTTTTGGTTTCCTGAAGCCTCGCGTCATGTCTATTTTGAAGCCAGCGCGATGATCATTGGTTTAATTTCACTTGGTCACTACATTGAAGCTAAAGCGAAAGCGCAAACGACCCAATCGCTGCAAGCACTCATCAATCTTCAACCACAAAAAGCGACGGTAATCATTGATGATAAGGAGCAAGTCGTTCCTTTAGAAGCCATTCAGGTTGGAATGACACTTAGAATCAAGCCAGGTGAGAAAATTCCGGTTGATGGAAAGGTCCTCACTGGTGAATCTTATGTTGATGAATCCATGCTGACAGGTGAACCTTTACCAAGTGTGAAAAAGGTTGGAGATTCTATTTCAGCAGGAACCATCAATAACGATGGCAGCTTGATTATTGAGGCTGTCGGGGTAGGTTCAAGCACTATGTTAGCTCGAATAATCCAAATGGTGCGCCAAGCGCAAAGCAGTAAGCCTGCCATTGCCAAATTAGCGGATTCGATTTCTGCCATTTTTGTACCTGTTGTTGTCGCTATAGCACTTTTTTCTGCTTTCATTTGGTTTATTTTTGGTCCACAGCCAAGTGCGAGCTATATGTTAGTGGTGTCTACCACTGTTTTAATCATCGCTTGCCCGTGCGCTTTGGGTTTGGCTACTCCCCTTTCAATTACAGTCGGTGTTGGTAAAGCGGCCGAATTAGGGATCTTGATAAAAGATGCCGATGTCTTGCAGTCGGCAAGTAAAGTGGAAGCGGTTGTCTTTGATAAAACTGGCACGTTAACTCAAGGTAAGCCAACCATTCAGAAAGTATTCCCTTTTGGTGTTTCCGAATCAGAATTAATGACCATGGCTTATTCAGCGGAAGTGGCTTCCGAACATCCTTTAGCAAAAGCGATCTGTCAATATGCTCATAATTTGAACCTAGCATTATTGCCTGCTCAAAATTTTTCAAATGAACGAGGGAAAGGGTTGCATGTCATTATTGATGGTCAATCAGTCAATGTCGGATCTTTCAATTATTTAACTCAGTTAAACATTGAAATGGACCATGCAAAACCAGCAATCAATGAATGTGACCAGTCAGCTTGGAGCCCAATATTTATTGCCGTAGATAACCAACTGATAGGCGTTGTAGGTATCTCAGACGCTTTAAAAGATGAGAGTAAAATTGCGATTAAGCAGTTGAAAACGTTAGGCATCCATTCTGTTTTATTAACTGGTGATAATTCAATCGTCGCTAAGGCAATAGGTAAAGAATTAGGCATAGATGAAATTATTGCTGATGTTTTACCAGAACAAAAAGCAGAACATATTATTCGCTTACAAAATCAGTACCAACATGTCGCAATGGTCGGTGACGGTATCAATGATGCTCCAGCTCTTGCTCAAGCTAATATTGGTATCGCGATGGGAAGTGGTAGCGATGTGGCTATCGAAAGTGCCCAGATGACGCTTCTTAATTCTTCTCCCCTTGCGGTTATCAATGCGATTGAACTTTCGCAAGCAACGGTTAAAAATATGAAGCAAAACTTGTTTGGGGCTTTTGTCTACAACTCTTTAGGGATCCCTATTGCTGCTGGTGTACTTTATCCATTTTTCGGATTTTTACTCAGCCCCGTTTTTGCCGGTGCGGCTATGGCACTATCTTCTATTACTGTAGTCACCAACGCAAACCGGTTGCGGTTATTTAAACCGACAAACAATCATTCAAAATCATAA
- the chiP gene encoding chitoporin yields MSTFKKTLLGAAVSTLMFSGAAFAEGANSDAAKNYLTKDSFSYEVYGIIAMQAAYRDYDSGVSATDDNLGGTQLNNESRIGFRGKKDFANFGPTFIWQIEGGYVDPSFGGEGAGLGERDTFVGFESESLGQVRLGRVLTPMYELVDWPASNPGLGDVYDWGGAIGGAKYQDRQSNTIRWDSPMYNEALSFDVAVGAGDKAGLGEGDDYWSGLAAHYKLGPIQFDAAYEANRNIVSEGANWSNDTYLVGMQGWFDNGISFFAQYKMMEASAGSTDEKQDAMSAGLMYTTGDWQYKLGYAANFELERNGKTIDNTDDNVISAQVMYFVDPSAVIYVRARTLDFGDGAETIDNTGERWKSADYDELSVGVEYYF; encoded by the coding sequence ATGTCTACTTTTAAAAAGACATTACTAGGTGCAGCAGTTTCAACGCTGATGTTCAGTGGCGCAGCATTTGCCGAAGGCGCAAACAGCGATGCAGCAAAAAACTATTTAACGAAAGACTCATTTTCTTATGAAGTGTACGGCATCATTGCAATGCAAGCGGCTTATCGTGATTACGATTCTGGCGTTAGCGCAACAGATGACAATCTAGGCGGGACACAACTAAATAACGAATCACGAATTGGTTTCCGCGGTAAGAAAGATTTCGCAAACTTTGGTCCAACGTTTATTTGGCAAATTGAAGGTGGTTATGTAGATCCAAGCTTCGGTGGTGAAGGTGCTGGTCTTGGTGAGCGTGATACGTTTGTTGGTTTCGAAAGTGAATCACTAGGTCAAGTTCGTTTAGGTCGTGTGTTAACACCTATGTACGAATTAGTTGATTGGCCTGCATCTAACCCAGGTTTGGGTGATGTATATGACTGGGGTGGTGCGATCGGCGGAGCTAAGTATCAAGATCGTCAATCAAATACCATTCGTTGGGATAGCCCAATGTACAACGAGGCGCTGTCATTTGATGTTGCTGTAGGTGCTGGTGATAAAGCTGGTTTAGGTGAAGGGGATGATTACTGGAGTGGCTTAGCGGCACACTACAAATTAGGTCCAATCCAATTTGATGCTGCGTATGAAGCAAACCGTAATATTGTGTCTGAAGGAGCTAATTGGTCGAACGATACTTACTTAGTTGGTATGCAAGGTTGGTTTGATAACGGCATTTCATTCTTCGCACAATATAAAATGATGGAAGCATCAGCAGGCAGTACAGATGAGAAGCAAGACGCAATGTCTGCAGGCTTGATGTACACCACTGGTGATTGGCAATACAAGTTGGGCTACGCAGCAAACTTCGAACTTGAGCGTAACGGCAAAACAATTGATAACACAGACGACAACGTGATTTCTGCACAAGTGATGTACTTTGTAGATCCTTCTGCGGTTATTTATGTTCGTGCACGTACTTTAGACTTTGGTGACGGTGCTGAAACGATTGACAACACAGGTGAACGTTGGAAATCAGCAGATTACGATGAGCTTTCTGTAGGTGTTGAATACTACTTCTAA
- a CDS encoding YccT family protein: MTVKKSLLLGAIPFLFSSFAMASGTLILQKEMVPQVLNGEAIAASHFTAQNTIQLEDGKNQLALTVGQIVFEDGKRRKYDSQPILLSFEAQPDQVLSINYPTFRTIEDAKKFERSPVITLSAENGEAVQYELGQLNKGGLQGFRDFEREVAEYNQKSGNEVSGKVKKTVPMSEIKNVAMLQSDFSKLDAEQQQEFMQWAMRNLK; the protein is encoded by the coding sequence ATGACTGTAAAAAAATCTTTATTGCTTGGTGCTATTCCTTTTCTATTTTCTTCCTTTGCTATGGCTAGCGGAACATTAATACTTCAAAAAGAGATGGTTCCTCAAGTTCTCAACGGTGAAGCTATTGCGGCTTCTCACTTTACCGCTCAAAACACTATCCAATTAGAAGATGGAAAAAACCAATTGGCATTAACCGTTGGACAAATTGTTTTTGAAGACGGAAAACGCAGAAAGTACGATTCTCAACCGATTCTATTGAGTTTTGAAGCTCAGCCAGATCAAGTGTTATCCATTAACTACCCAACATTTCGTACGATAGAAGATGCGAAAAAATTTGAACGTTCACCGGTTATCACATTGTCGGCTGAGAATGGTGAAGCGGTTCAGTATGAACTTGGTCAGTTGAACAAAGGTGGTTTACAAGGTTTTAGAGACTTTGAAAGAGAAGTTGCTGAGTACAATCAAAAATCTGGAAATGAAGTATCAGGAAAAGTGAAGAAAACAGTACCAATGTCTGAGATAAAAAATGTCGCAATGTTGCAAAGTGATTTTTCTAAATTGGATGCTGAGCAACAGCAAGAATTCATGCAATGGGCGATGCGTAATTTAAAGTAA